TCTCTTCTATCCGGAGCGGACATCGAAGAATCAGCCGTCATCGGAAGCCACGCAGCCGCTGTCCAGCTGAAAAAGATCGGCGCGCAAACCGTCAATGTTAATGAGATTCTGGAAAGTTTTAAAAAACACGAAGATTAAAACACCAAGATGAGAGACAACATATATGTTTTCGGAAAAGACAACAGTGAAATTCGTGAATTTTTAGAACATGCTTCCCTGTCGGGAAAAACAGTCTTTACCAACGGCTGTTTCGACATAATTCACTTAGGCCACGTAGAAGTTTTAAGGTATTGTAAAACCTTTGGGAGCACACTGTTAGTTGGTCTCAACAGCGACGAATCAATCCGGAGACTTAAAGGCGACAAGAGACCTATTCTGATCGAATCTGAAAGAGCTTCGCTTCTGCGTGCCGTAAGATACGTCGATTGCGTTATTATTTTCGGAGAAGACACTCCGTTTGAATTAGTAAATTTCGTCAAACCTGACGTAATTGTCAAGGGAGGCGATTACACTCCGGAAACGGTCGTAGGAAGCGGTGTGGCATCAGAGACCCATATTTTCCCTCTCGTCGAAGGAGCGGGCACTTCAAAAATCATTGACAAGATAATCAAAAGGTACTGCGAAAGGAGAATTGATGAGAATTGAAGAGCATCCTGTGATTGACTTTAAAAGAAAAAATAAGATTCATTTCTTTTTTGAGGACAAAAAAATAGAAGCTTACGAAGGAGAAACCGTTGCTGCCGCTCTGATAGCCAGCGGAAATATCACTTTCAGGATCACAGACAAGCACGACCGGCCGAGAGGACTTTTCTGCAGTGTGGGAAAATGCGCGAGTTGTCTTATGGTAGTCGACGGAAAACCAAACGTGATGACATGTGTAACTCCTGTCAGAGAAGGCATGCTCGTTAAAAGACAGAAAGGAAAAGGAGACCTGACTTGAAATTCCGCACTGACGTAGCAATAATCGGAGGCGGCCCCGCGGGACTTTCCGCCGCTCATGAGGCATCTGCATACGGAATGAAAGTCGACGTCTTCGACGACAATTTCATTCTCGGCGGCCAGCTGATCAAGCAGACGCACAAATTTTTCGGGTCTAAAGAGCATCTTTGCGGCTTCAGAGGAATAGACATAGCTGAAATTCTCATAGACAACTGCAAAAAAAACGGCGTATCCATACATACAGAAGCTTGCGCCACCGGCATATACGGAAATACAATAGGAATAGCTTATCCTGACAGTTTTGAAGAAATAGAAGCCAAGGCGATCGTCGTAGCTACGGGAGCATCAGAAAATTCGATAAACTTCGTCAACAACGACTTGCCTGGCATATATGGCGCAGGCGCTATACAGACTCTCATGAACGTTTTCGGTGTAAAACCTGCAAAACGGGTTTTAATGATAGGATCGGGCAACATAGGGCTCATTGTTTCTTACCAGCTCATCCAGGCCGGAGTTGAAATCGCGGCCGTCGTCGAAGCCCTCCCCCGTGTCGGAGGTTACCTCGTTCACTCTGCAAAGCTTCGCAGAACAGGAGTTCCAATTCTCACAAAACACACGATTGTGAAAGCCGAAGGCGACGGTGAAAAAGGAGTAAATGCCGCAATAGTTTCTGAAATTGACAGGAATTTTAATCCTGTCGCAGGAACCGAGAAAAAATTCGAGGTTGATTCGATATGTTTGGCCGTCGGACTGACGCCTCTTTCAGACCTTCTCGAACTGGCCGGCTGCAGAATGAAAATTGTTCCAGAGTTGGGAGGAAAACTCGCCGTTCACGACGAATATATGACGACGACGAGAAAAGACGTGTTTTTATGCGGTGACGTATCCGGCATCGAGGAAGCCGTCACTGCAACTCTTGAAGGCAAACTCGCCGGATTATCCGCGGCTCTGTCGATTTCGCGGGAAAGACATGATGAAATTCAAAAATCGCGAGAAAGCATATTAGAGCAATTGAGGATTTTCAGAGACGGCCCTTTCGGAGAAAAAGCGAGAGTTGGAAATTCAAAATTAATCGGAGAGTTTATAAATGAAAAATAATGTTTCAAACGACGGATTACCCTGCCGCGATTCTCTGGCTAATTCTTTTCCTGACAAAAATGCGCTCGCCGTTTCAGCAAAAGCAGTCATAGAATGCTTTCAGGAAATACCCTGCAATCCATGCGTTGGAGCTTGTCCGCGAGGAGCCATATCCATTGCCGAAGGAATAAACGGAATACCGTCAATAGACCACACTTTGTGCAACGGCTGTTCACTCTGCGTGTATCAATGCCCCGGACTGGCGATCTTCGTCGTTGGTTTAGACAGGAAAGACCCCGCGAAGGGTTTTGTTTCTCTTCCGTACGAATTTCTGCCGGTACCTGAAAAAGACGACATTGTTGACGTCCTCGACAGAGAAGGCAAAGTCATATCAGAGGGAAAAATTCTCAAGGTTAACAAGTCAAAAGCCACAGACAGAACTTCAGTCGTAACGGTCGAAGTTCCTTCGAACTTGCTTGACAAAGCCAGATTCATCAAGACTAAAAGAGGCTCAAAATGAAAGACATGAAAATAATCTGCAGGTGTCAGGACGTCACTGAGCAGGAAATAGTAGACGCGATAAGAAAGTACAACCTCACAAGCGTTGACGAAGTGAAAAGACTTACGAGAGCCGGTATGGGGCATTGCCAGGGCAAAACCTGCAGAAAACTCGTAGAACAGATATTGTTTAGGGAAAACGGCTTTTTATCCGATGAAGACACCTGGTCCATCTCGAGACCTCCTGTCAAAAGCATTCCCGTTAAGTTCCTCGCGGAATCGGAAGAGCCGTTTGACGCCGTTGTGGCGAGAGGAAGAGGAGGCCAGCATGGCTGATTTTCCGAAAACGGCCGACTGCGTCATAATCGGCGGAGGAATAATAGGCGCTTCCATTGCCTACGAACTCTCAAAAAAGAACATCAAAAATATAGTCGTCGTGGAAAAAAACACTGTCGGATCCGGAAGCACTGGAAGATGCGGCGGAGGAATAAGGGCTCAGTGGTCCACGCCGGAAAATGTCAAACTGGCGATGGCATCCGTGAAAAGATTCAGAGAACTCGAAGAAGAACTCGCCTCGGTCACCGAATACGAAGAAGGCGGTTATCTGATACTCGCTCACTCCGACACCGAAATGAATCAGTTCAGGGAAAACGTCCTGATGCAGAAAAAACACGGCCTCGAGGTCGAAATCCTCACTGCCGAAGAAACAAAAAAAATAGTCCCTCTCATCAACACGGAAAAAATAACAGGCGCCACGTGGTGTTCGACGGACGGATCGATAAATCCTTTTCTTATAAATTTTGCGTACATGAAAAATGCCATGGACAAAGGGGTTTCACTTTTCACAAGAACCGAGGTTCTGTCGATTAAAACCGGCGATTCAAAGATAACCGGAGTCTCCACCACGAGAGGTGAAATATCCTCTCCCGTTGTCGTCAACGCCGCCGGAGGATATGCCGGATTCGTCGGATCCACAGCCGGACTCAACTTGCCTCTGACTCCACACAGACATGAAATTCTTGCCACGGAACAGGTCAACCGATTTTTCAGAAACATGATAATGTCTTTCGAATACAACATATATTTCAGGCAGGTCAAGGACGGCGGCATCGTCGGCGGACAAACAAATCCCGGAGAAAAACCCGGAACCGAAGTCAATTCCGGCATCGCTTTCCTCAAAGAGATGTCCGTTAAACTCAATCATTTCATTCCGGCGCTGGGAAACGTCAAAATTCTCAGGCAATGGGCCGGACTTTACTGCATGAGCCCTGATGCACAACCGATACTCGGCGAAATCAGCGGTCTCGCCGGTTATTTTCACGCCTGCGGTTTCTCAGGACACGGATTGATGCTCGCTCCGAGAGTCTCGGTTCTAATGGCAAACACGATAACGGACCCTTCTTTCTCGGACCCCGATCTTGAAAGACTCGGAATTGACAGGTTCGAGAAGGGAATCGTCGCTCATGAAAAGTCGGTGGTATGAGAGAGACACACAGAAAGAAAAAAGTTGAGGAAACGATAGCCAAGGAAATAGCCAAAATCCTTAATTCATTCACCAGAAAAAACAATCTGTCCATGTCCACAGTTACGGGAGTTCTCGTTGACTCCGCTTTGCAAAATGCGAAAATCAGAGTGAGCGTCTTCGGCTCCACTGACGAACAGGCGAAAACTGTCGAATCTCTCAACGCGAATAAAAAAACGCTTAGATACCTTCTCGCCCAGAATATCAGGATCAAATACATGCCGGACATCCATTTTATTCAAGATCAAAGCAGGGAGATAATTGAAAAAATCGAATCATTGATGAAAGAAGAAAACGATGACAATTGAAAAAGTTTCTGACAAGCCCTCTTTTTTCGAAGGAACCGATCTCACTTCAATAAAATCAGCCGACGTTTACACGCACTCTTCACCCGACGGTGACGCAATAGGTTCAGCTCTGGCCATGCAAAGCATTTTCGAAAGCATCGGCATTAAAACAAGAGTGTTCTGCGAAGGACCTTTCCCAAGGAAATACTCTTTTTTACCTGTAGTGAGATTTCATAAAAAGTTCCCGGAAATTTTTTCCGAATCGGCGTTTTTCGTAGACTGCGGAGACGTAAAAAGACTGGGAAACACTTTTTCAGACATTCTTAAATATTATAGTTTAAAGATAAACATAGACCATCATGTCGACAATAAACTTTTCGGGGACATAAACATAGTTGACCCTAACGCTTCTTCAACGGCCGAATTGATAGCGAGCGTGATAGGAACAAACAGTATTGATCTTCAGACGGCAGAATACCTTTACATCGGTATACTCTCCGACACTTACGGTTTTTCAACTTCCAGCGTGTCTTCGAAAACTTTTATG
This is a stretch of genomic DNA from candidate division WOR-3 bacterium. It encodes these proteins:
- a CDS encoding adenylyltransferase/cytidyltransferase family protein — its product is MRDNIYVFGKDNSEIREFLEHASLSGKTVFTNGCFDIIHLGHVEVLRYCKTFGSTLLVGLNSDESIRRLKGDKRPILIESERASLLRAVRYVDCVIIFGEDTPFELVNFVKPDVIVKGGDYTPETVVGSGVASETHIFPLVEGAGTSKIIDKIIKRYCERRIDEN
- a CDS encoding (2Fe-2S)-binding protein, which encodes MRIEEHPVIDFKRKNKIHFFFEDKKIEAYEGETVAAALIASGNITFRITDKHDRPRGLFCSVGKCASCLMVVDGKPNVMTCVTPVREGMLVKRQKGKGDLT
- a CDS encoding FAD-dependent oxidoreductase — translated: MKFRTDVAIIGGGPAGLSAAHEASAYGMKVDVFDDNFILGGQLIKQTHKFFGSKEHLCGFRGIDIAEILIDNCKKNGVSIHTEACATGIYGNTIGIAYPDSFEEIEAKAIVVATGASENSINFVNNDLPGIYGAGAIQTLMNVFGVKPAKRVLMIGSGNIGLIVSYQLIQAGVEIAAVVEALPRVGGYLVHSAKLRRTGVPILTKHTIVKAEGDGEKGVNAAIVSEIDRNFNPVAGTEKKFEVDSICLAVGLTPLSDLLELAGCRMKIVPELGGKLAVHDEYMTTTRKDVFLCGDVSGIEEAVTATLEGKLAGLSAALSISRERHDEIQKSRESILEQLRIFRDGPFGEKARVGNSKLIGEFINEK
- a CDS encoding 4Fe-4S binding protein, producing MKNNVSNDGLPCRDSLANSFPDKNALAVSAKAVIECFQEIPCNPCVGACPRGAISIAEGINGIPSIDHTLCNGCSLCVYQCPGLAIFVVGLDRKDPAKGFVSLPYEFLPVPEKDDIVDVLDREGKVISEGKILKVNKSKATDRTSVVTVEVPSNLLDKARFIKTKRGSK
- a CDS encoding (2Fe-2S)-binding protein; this translates as MKDMKIICRCQDVTEQEIVDAIRKYNLTSVDEVKRLTRAGMGHCQGKTCRKLVEQILFRENGFLSDEDTWSISRPPVKSIPVKFLAESEEPFDAVVARGRGGQHG
- a CDS encoding FAD-binding oxidoreductase, producing the protein MADFPKTADCVIIGGGIIGASIAYELSKKNIKNIVVVEKNTVGSGSTGRCGGGIRAQWSTPENVKLAMASVKRFRELEEELASVTEYEEGGYLILAHSDTEMNQFRENVLMQKKHGLEVEILTAEETKKIVPLINTEKITGATWCSTDGSINPFLINFAYMKNAMDKGVSLFTRTEVLSIKTGDSKITGVSTTRGEISSPVVVNAAGGYAGFVGSTAGLNLPLTPHRHEILATEQVNRFFRNMIMSFEYNIYFRQVKDGGIVGGQTNPGEKPGTEVNSGIAFLKEMSVKLNHFIPALGNVKILRQWAGLYCMSPDAQPILGEISGLAGYFHACGFSGHGLMLAPRVSVLMANTITDPSFSDPDLERLGIDRFEKGIVAHEKSVV
- the rbfA gene encoding 30S ribosome-binding factor RbfA — encoded protein: MRETHRKKKVEETIAKEIAKILNSFTRKNNLSMSTVTGVLVDSALQNAKIRVSVFGSTDEQAKTVESLNANKKTLRYLLAQNIRIKYMPDIHFIQDQSREIIEKIESLMKEENDDN
- a CDS encoding bifunctional oligoribonuclease/PAP phosphatase NrnA, with translation MTIEKVSDKPSFFEGTDLTSIKSADVYTHSSPDGDAIGSALAMQSIFESIGIKTRVFCEGPFPRKYSFLPVVRFHKKFPEIFSESAFFVDCGDVKRLGNTFSDILKYYSLKINIDHHVDNKLFGDINIVDPNASSTAELIASVIGTNSIDLQTAEYLYIGILSDTYGFSTSSVSSKTFMIASSLIEKGINSNRIWKEIFRLPSDTLLFYAEVLRTSETDNDIIYCKVTKDLMDDYSVSEEDTEGLANYLLQLKDIDTVVLLRERNGSTRLSFRSSGNKDVGELSRKLGGGGHKLASGAIIEHDLTRALSIVKNTLKV